A stretch of Anaeromyxobacter dehalogenans 2CP-1 DNA encodes these proteins:
- the infA gene encoding translation initiation factor IF-1: MSEKETGIEVQGTVEEALAGGMYRVKVDQGPVVLAYASGKMKKFHIRIIPGDRVKLELSPYDLTRGRITYRDK, encoded by the coding sequence ATGAGCGAGAAGGAAACCGGCATCGAGGTACAGGGCACCGTCGAGGAGGCGCTCGCCGGCGGCATGTACCGGGTCAAGGTCGATCAGGGTCCCGTGGTCCTCGCGTACGCGTCGGGCAAGATGAAGAAGTTCCACATCCGCATCATCCCCGGCGACCGCGTGAAGCTCGAGCTGTCGCCGTACGACCTCACCCGCGGCCGCATCACGTACCGCGACAAGTGA
- a CDS encoding cold-shock protein produces MALGTVKWFNDAKGYGFISQEGGEDVFVHHTAIQMDGFRTLKEGERVEFDVTQGPKGLQAANVRRP; encoded by the coding sequence ATGGCACTTGGTACCGTGAAGTGGTTCAACGACGCGAAGGGCTACGGTTTCATCTCCCAGGAGGGCGGGGAGGACGTCTTCGTTCACCACACGGCCATTCAGATGGATGGCTTCCGCACCCTGAAGGAGGGGGAGCGGGTGGAGTTCGACGTCACCCAGGGCCCCAAGGGGCTTCAGGCGGCGAACGTCCGCCGTCCGTAG
- a CDS encoding heparan-alpha-glucosaminide N-acetyltransferase domain-containing protein, whose amino-acid sequence MTAPRRKLWLDWQRGLAVLFMVEVHVLDAWLAPAAAHGHGFGALRMLGGLAAPGFLYMAGLSQALGDAALERKGVAPGARRSAALRRALWLLGVAYGFRAAEYLLGYAPALWHGWWDTAWAGVGDVLKVDILNVIAVGLGLSALLTIGVPRRLGPALAALAAVAVVLATPGVAGTAHAPSRLLDYAYIASADLGRRGNFHLFNWVAFLLAGAALAPLARGPDRPLLWLALGAALLGAGLGLDARAPLRGDAFWRASPAWFAMRLGACVALTGLTQLVPLVAERALRWLTVLGRQSLVGYIASVELTYGGLARPLRGRLPFPATIAAIVAMVGVTWAISVAWERLQARRRARPRPAAPAPA is encoded by the coding sequence GTGACCGCTCCCAGACGCAAGCTCTGGCTCGACTGGCAGCGCGGCCTCGCCGTGCTGTTCATGGTCGAGGTCCACGTGCTCGACGCATGGCTCGCACCGGCCGCGGCGCACGGCCACGGCTTCGGCGCGCTCCGCATGCTGGGCGGGCTCGCCGCGCCCGGCTTCCTCTACATGGCCGGCCTCTCGCAGGCGCTCGGCGACGCCGCGCTGGAGCGCAAGGGCGTCGCGCCGGGCGCGCGCCGGTCGGCCGCGCTGCGCCGGGCGCTGTGGCTGCTCGGCGTCGCGTACGGCTTCCGCGCGGCGGAGTACCTGCTCGGCTACGCCCCGGCGCTGTGGCACGGCTGGTGGGACACGGCCTGGGCCGGCGTCGGGGACGTGCTGAAGGTGGACATCCTCAACGTCATCGCGGTCGGCCTGGGGCTGTCGGCGCTGCTCACCATCGGCGTGCCGCGCCGCCTCGGGCCCGCGCTCGCGGCGCTGGCGGCGGTCGCGGTGGTGCTCGCGACGCCCGGCGTGGCGGGGACGGCGCACGCGCCGAGCCGGCTGCTCGACTACGCCTACATCGCGTCCGCCGACCTGGGCCGCCGCGGGAACTTCCACCTGTTCAACTGGGTCGCCTTCCTGCTCGCCGGCGCCGCGCTCGCGCCGCTGGCGCGCGGACCGGACCGTCCGCTCCTGTGGCTCGCCCTGGGCGCGGCGCTCCTCGGCGCGGGCCTCGGGCTCGACGCGCGGGCGCCGCTGCGCGGGGACGCGTTCTGGCGCGCCTCGCCGGCCTGGTTCGCGATGCGGCTCGGCGCGTGCGTGGCGCTTACCGGGCTCACCCAGCTCGTGCCGCTCGTGGCGGAGCGGGCGCTGCGCTGGCTCACCGTGCTCGGGCGGCAGTCGCTCGTCGGGTACATCGCCTCGGTCGAGCTGACCTACGGCGGCCTGGCGCGGCCGCTGCGCGGCCGGCTCCCGTTCCCGGCGACGATCGCGGCGATCGTCGCGATGGTGGGCGTCACCTGGGCGATCTCGGTGGCCTGGGAGCGGCTGCAGGCCCGGCGCCGCGCCCGCCCGCGGCCCGCCGCGCCCGCGCCCGCGTAG
- a CDS encoding biosynthetic peptidoglycan transglycosylase: MASALPTPPRPRLALRPLWRAAGWGVLALACLYGVALVALSRPAAEAALRRRILAGLRASVGDVTLGPDVHVSPLLRVSFGPLAIAGARPGAPPVLRVERIEARPRLLALLAGRAELASVRMTGVRVEAGRSGRSLLELGERLRGPPARRGALPARAPAASAPEPAPEADEAAPWPSVQARALVIAFVLGGKTVELGPIDAHLSRARGDGEERLRADLRLPGGGTATVDARREASGWRATLGVRHLGPAAIPEALGAGAVSLREGTLSLDATLDAAPDLSRLGGRAVLAVEGASVAGERIGAEPLGPISATAEGDVAWEGAERRVSLSGGRVVLFGAIPAAVSGQARLGPGLPFELSARLDRLDFAAAVAALPAALGLPPEAPRPAGTLDAHLDLAGPLLAPAAWTVDAGLDLSRMREAARRAPPVALRAPFVHRPEVEHGTPPEILVGPRNPAFVPLATLPQHVIRAVTASEDAGFYGHSGFEFEELRNAFAASAERGRLVRGGSTISQQLAKNLYLSREKTLARKVREAALTVALEATVPKARLLEIYLNVAEWGPGLWGIGPAARHWFGVPAAELTPRQAAFLATVIPNPVRFHFMWSRGAPTEAWDQRVDELLLKMAAQQVLDPDALDAALVEPLAFARPGAAVGPGATPAP; encoded by the coding sequence ATGGCTTCCGCCCTGCCCACCCCTCCCCGCCCCCGCCTCGCGCTGCGCCCCCTCTGGCGCGCCGCGGGCTGGGGCGTGCTGGCGCTGGCCTGCCTGTACGGGGTGGCGCTCGTGGCGCTCTCGCGGCCCGCGGCGGAGGCCGCGCTCCGCCGACGCATCCTGGCCGGCCTGCGCGCGTCGGTGGGCGACGTCACCCTCGGCCCCGACGTCCACGTCTCGCCGCTGCTCCGCGTCTCCTTCGGCCCGCTCGCCATCGCCGGCGCGCGGCCGGGGGCGCCGCCGGTGCTGCGCGTCGAGCGGATCGAGGCGCGGCCGCGGCTGCTCGCGCTGCTGGCCGGGCGCGCCGAGCTCGCCTCGGTGCGGATGACCGGCGTGCGCGTGGAGGCCGGCCGCTCCGGGCGATCGCTGCTGGAGCTGGGCGAGCGCCTGCGCGGCCCCCCTGCCCGGCGCGGCGCCCTCCCTGCTCGCGCCCCCGCCGCGTCCGCCCCCGAGCCCGCGCCGGAGGCGGACGAGGCCGCCCCGTGGCCCTCGGTGCAGGCGCGCGCGCTGGTGATCGCCTTCGTGCTCGGGGGCAAGACCGTGGAGCTGGGGCCGATCGACGCGCACCTGTCGCGCGCCCGCGGCGACGGCGAGGAGCGCCTCCGCGCCGACCTGCGCCTGCCCGGCGGCGGCACCGCCACGGTGGACGCCCGCCGGGAGGCCTCCGGCTGGCGCGCCACGCTGGGGGTGCGGCACCTCGGGCCCGCCGCGATCCCGGAGGCGCTCGGCGCAGGGGCGGTGTCGCTGCGCGAGGGCACGCTCTCGCTCGACGCGACGCTGGACGCCGCGCCGGACCTGTCCCGCCTCGGCGGGCGCGCCGTGCTCGCGGTGGAGGGCGCCTCGGTGGCCGGCGAGCGGATCGGCGCCGAGCCCCTCGGGCCGATCTCCGCCACCGCCGAGGGCGACGTCGCCTGGGAGGGCGCGGAGCGGCGCGTGTCGCTCTCCGGCGGGCGCGTGGTGCTCTTCGGCGCCATCCCCGCCGCCGTCTCCGGCCAGGCGCGGCTCGGCCCCGGCCTCCCGTTCGAGCTCTCCGCGCGGCTCGACCGACTCGACTTCGCCGCGGCCGTCGCCGCGCTGCCGGCGGCGCTGGGGCTGCCGCCGGAGGCGCCGCGGCCCGCCGGCACGCTCGACGCCCACCTCGACCTGGCCGGCCCGCTGCTCGCGCCGGCCGCCTGGACGGTGGACGCCGGGCTGGACCTCTCGCGCATGCGCGAGGCGGCCCGGCGCGCGCCGCCCGTCGCGCTCCGCGCGCCGTTCGTGCACCGCCCCGAGGTCGAGCACGGCACGCCGCCCGAGATCCTGGTGGGCCCGCGCAACCCCGCGTTCGTCCCGCTCGCCACCCTGCCGCAGCACGTGATCCGCGCGGTGACCGCCAGCGAGGACGCCGGGTTCTACGGCCACTCCGGCTTCGAGTTCGAGGAGCTGCGCAACGCGTTCGCCGCGTCCGCCGAGCGCGGCCGGCTGGTGCGCGGCGGCTCGACCATCTCGCAGCAGCTCGCGAAGAACCTGTACCTCTCCCGCGAGAAGACGCTGGCGCGGAAGGTGCGGGAGGCGGCGCTCACGGTGGCGCTCGAGGCGACGGTGCCCAAGGCGCGGCTCCTCGAGATCTACCTGAACGTGGCGGAGTGGGGCCCGGGGCTGTGGGGCATCGGGCCGGCCGCGCGCCACTGGTTCGGCGTGCCCGCCGCCGAGCTCACGCCGCGGCAGGCCGCGTTCCTCGCCACCGTGATCCCGAACCCGGTCCGGTTCCACTTCATGTGGTCCCGCGGCGCGCCCACCGAGGCGTGGGACCAGCGCGTGGACGAGCTGCTGCTGAAGATGGCGGCGCAGCAGGTGCTCGACCCGGACGCGCTCGACGCGGCCCTGGTCGAGCCGCTCGCGTTCGCGCGGCCGGGCGCGGCGGTCGGGCCGGGCGCGACGCCGGCGCCGTAG